In Rutidosis leptorrhynchoides isolate AG116_Rl617_1_P2 chromosome 2, CSIRO_AGI_Rlap_v1, whole genome shotgun sequence, one genomic interval encodes:
- the LOC139893813 gene encoding probable BOI-related E3 ubiquitin-protein ligase 3, whose product MAVQAQLYSDHYNYNYQNNNMGFSQDWHFSSVFDFGNENKNLSSSPSSSYQHHQDQSFLMNSASGYHQNLVSSSNSRRNGMIGFQNLSSELERQRLEMDCFLHFQNEKLKAVLNEETRKREMLLMQSYELKMKAIMDAKDEVLSTATSRTKELENYLLMAEKESKNWEKKAIENEAMMTDLNRKINQVIETKQGDAESVCGGGGGDDDHEEKERQKRMVCKMCHVRSSCVLLLPCRHLCCCRFCEGLLMFCPMCETVKNGSLEVYFGLN is encoded by the exons ATGGCTGTTCAAGCACAGTTGTACTctgatcattataattataattatcagaataataacATGGGCTTCTCTCAAGATTGGCATTTTTCCTCTGTTTTTGATTTTGGGAATGAAAACAAAAACCTCTCTTCCTCTCCTTCATCTTCTTATCAACATCACCAAGATCAAAGCTTTCTTATGAATTCtgcttctgggtatcatcaaaatcTTGTTTCATCATCAAATTCAAGAAGAAATGGGATGATTGGATTTCAAAATTTGTCTTCTGAGCTTGAAAGGCAGAGGTTAGAGATGGACTGTTTTCTTCATTTTCAG AATGAGAAATTAAAAGCAGTTTTGAATGAAGAAACAAGAAAAAGAGAGATGCTTTTAATGCAGAGTTATGAATTAAAAATGAAAGCAATAATGGATGCAAAAGATGAAGTTTTGAGCACAGCAACCAGCAGGACAAAAGAGCTTGAAAACTATTTATTAATGGCAGAAAAGGAATCCAAAAATTGGGAGAAAAAAGCTATTGAAAATGAAGCTATGATGACAGACCTTAACAGAAAGATAAACCAAGTTATAGAGACAAAACAGGGAGATGCAGAATCAgtatgtggtggtggtggtggtgatgatgatcatgaagaGAAAGAAAGACAAAAAAGGATGGTATGCAAGATGTGTCACGTGAGAAGCTCGTGCGTCCTATTGTTGCCTTGCAGGCATCTGTGTTGTTGCAGGTTTTGTGAAGGTCTATTGATGTTTTGTCCTATGTGTGAAACTGTAAAAAATGGAAGCTTGGAGGTTTACTTTGGTTTAAATTAA